In Mycteria americana isolate JAX WOST 10 ecotype Jacksonville Zoo and Gardens chromosome 3, USCA_MyAme_1.0, whole genome shotgun sequence, a single genomic region encodes these proteins:
- the TRERF1 gene encoding transcriptional-regulating factor 1 isoform X4 translates to MGDQQLYKTNHTANSNENLYYQQHQMNSLPSLNHSYGTAVMDAPQASPLSPQFPQDSRDSIALPVGSKSLGSMDTSRQTSWTHSGSGNHVPVRNNLNNQSAMWSPLGQGESHDGYQYSYSQPSENRSQKITSGVLHKLDSFTQVFANQNLRIQVNNMAQVLHAESSMVDNSGDSALRQLLSQKPTVEQQPVTSSVQRYQPVPQQTHQNFASTQQKQQMQVMQHQQLYYDYQQHLSQMQMHCAFQQGQTHVQQMQSQQLLPQQMQHLQQTQYYAQPQQGHQRLSIQEIQQQQQQPTRQQQQRQCPMQIAQYYQTQPVMQQLQQQQQQMQLPLPPYHREPDPKTMHEPHQYPQDPSHPVQLIQLGAVPQYCYQDPHEQYRHLYPQSLLQQQDQQKQYPSESRASSLNSHVGLTPPETTEDPARQEINSVGNAVPHRTLLPPSGVHLNNKSSQQDSPSATWPQVQLSDGRLQPLSPEQSGQNRETLPERADAKTKLMCSICLKEFKSLPALNGHMRSHGGVRASPNFKQEISKKPHQSAIKLEESFKPLQDKKKYRHRPEPLFIPPPSFNFSMSHSGATLYQSQLRSPRVLGDHLLDRTHELPPYTPPPMLSPVRQGSGLFSSVITSHSTSHTQLPLTPLTPTPRVLLCRSNSIDGSVVPVTPGPGEQTVEPRINIGSRFQADIPELQDRLLMEKDVHKATLVWKPWPELENKVFQQRVEDLLNMSCSSVLPGGGTNSEYALHSLFEAKGDIMVALEKLLLRKPVRLKCHPLANYHYAGSDKWTPQERRLFKEALSTYSKDFIFVQKMVKSKTVAQCVEYYYTCKKILRLGRKHRTRLEKKREECLTSGEEEVLEEDEEIEEDRKEEREMQKSPDPPAIPLVGPMDLPALQSLSLSSSSFICEMPNCGAVFSSRQALNGHARIHGGTNQVTKTRCTIPGTKQKSGTQSGYCSIKSSPAHSTTSGETDPTTIFPCKECGKVFFKIKSRNAHMKTHRQQEEQQRQKAQKAAVAAEMAATIARTTGPVGHSLIPLDHMSLVKHVENVGDIDDDVVQELGDVMEENEVMDADLLLDDEDADLLQDDAEL, encoded by the exons ATGGGGGACCAGCAATTGTATAAAACTAACCATACTGCCAACAGCAATGAGAACTTGTACTACCAACAACACCAAATGAACTCCCTTCCATCTCTAAATCATAGCTATGGGACAGCTGTTATGGATGCTCCCCAGGcgtcccctctctccccccagttTCCCCAAGATTCAAGAGACAGTATAGCTTTGCCTGTAGGTTCAAAAAGTCTTGGGTCAATGGATACATCTAGACAAACCAGTTGGACACATTCTGGCTCAGGAAACCATGTCCCAGTGAGGAACAACTTGAATAATCAAAGCGCAATGTGGAGCCCCCTTGGGCAGGGGGAGTCCCATGATGGATACCAATATTCTTACTCTCAACCCAGTGAAAATCGATCGCAAAAAATTACCAGTGGGGTCCTGCATAAATTGGACTCCTTTACACAAGTATTTGCTAACCAAAATCTGAGAATTCAAGTCAACAACATGGCCCAGGTTTTGCACGCCGAGTCTTCAATGGTGGATAATTCTGGTGACAGTGCGCTCAGGCAGCTGCTGTCCCAGAAGCCAACAGTTGAGCAACAGCCTGTAACTTCCAGTGTACAAAGATATCAACCAGTGCCACAGCAAACACACCAGAATTTTGCAAGCacacagcaaaagcaacaaatgCAAGTCATGCAGCACCAACAGTTGTACTACGATTACCAGCAGCATTTATCGCAAATGCAGATGCATTGTGCGTTTCAGCAAGGACAGACGCATGTTCAACAAATGCAGTCCCAGCAGCTCTTACCGCAACAGATGCAGCACTTGCAGCAGACTCAATACTACGCTCAGCCACAGCAGGGACATCAGCGGCTCTCGATACAGGagatccagcagcagcagcaacagccaactcggcagcagcagcagcggcaatGTCCAATGCAAATAGCTCAGTATTACCAAACGCAACCTGTCATGCAGCAGttacagcaacagcagcaacagatgCAATTGCCGCTTCCTCCATATCACAGGGAACCCGATCCAAAGACTATGCATGAACCACACCAGTACCCTCAGGATCCAAGTCATCCTGTGCAGCTTATCCAGTTGGGAGCAGTGCCTCAGTATTGCTACCAAGATCCACATGAACAGTACAGGCACTTGTACCCGCAGAGTTTACTGCAGCAGCAAGATCAGCAGAAGCAATACCCGAGTGAGAGCAGAGCGTCGTCTCTGAACTCCCACGTTGGCCTCACTCCACCAGAGACTACAGAGGATCCCGCACGGCAGGAGATTAATTCTGTAGGTAATGCTGTCCCTCATCGAACTCTTTTGCCACCCTCGGGAGTTCATCTGAACAACAAAAGCTCTCAGCAAGACTCTCCCAGCGCCACGTGGCCTCAG GTGCAACTGTCAGACGGTAGACTGCAGCCGCTGTCCCCAgaacaaag tggcCAGAACAGAGAAACACTTCCTGAGAGAGCTGATGCGAAGACCAAGCTAATGTGTTCAATATGCTTGAAGGAGTTTAAGAGTTTGCCTGCTCTAAATGGTCACATGAGGTCACACGGAGGAGTAAGAGCATCTCCTAACTTCAAACAG GAAATTAGCAAAAAACCTCATCAAAGTGctataaaactggaagaaagcttCAAACCATTGCAGGACAAGAAGAAGTATCGGCACAGACCCGAACCTCTCTTcatacctcctccttccttcaaCTTCAGCATGTCCCACTCTGGTGCCACCCTGTACCAGAGTCAGCTTCGCTCTCCCCGTGTCCTCGGAGATCATCTGCTAGACCGGACGCATGAGCTCCCCCCCTACACTCCGCCACCGATGCTTAGTCCAGTTCGGCAAGGGTCTGGTCTCTTCAGCAGTGTTATCACATCTCATAGCACCTCGCATACTCAGCTGCCGCTTACTCCACTGACACCTACTCCACGGGTGCTCCTGTGTCGGTCTA ATAGTATTGATGGAAGTGTTGTTCCAGTGACGCCTGGGCCTGGAGAACAGACAGTTGAACC ACGAATCAATATTGGGTCCAGGTTCCAGGCTGATATTCCTGAGCTGCAGGACAGATTGCTAATGGAGAAAGATGTGCACAAGGCTACTTTGGTTTGGAAGCCATGGCcagaactggaaaacaaagtCTTCCAACAAAGAG TGGAAGACCTTTTAAATATGAGCTGTTCCAGTGTGTTACCTGGTGGAGGAACTAACTCAGAATACGCTTTGCACTCTCTCTTTGAGGCGAAAGGAGATATTATG GTTGCTCTCGAGAAGCTGCTGTTGAGAAAGCCAGTGAGATTGAAGTGTCATCCTTTAGCAAATTACCACTACGCCG gctctgaCAAATGGACACCTCAAGAAAGGAGGCTGTTCAAAGAGGCATTGTCCACCTACAGCAAAGATTTCATATTTGTACAGAAAATG GTTAAGTCTAAGACGGTTGCACAATGTGTGGAATACTACTATACCTGCAAGAAAATCTTGCGTTTGGGACGGAAACACAGAACAcgtttagagaaaaaaagagaggaatgtCTG ACAAGTGGAGAAGAGGAGGTGTTAGAGGAAGATGAGGAGATtgaagaagacagaaaggaagaaagggaaatgcagaagtCTCCTGACCCACCGGCTATCCCTCTTGTTGGACCTATGGATCTGCCTGCCCTTCAGAGTCTTTCACTTTCTTCGTCCTCCTTCATCTGTGAAATGCCAAACTGTGGCGCT GTGTTCAGTTCCCGACAAGCGCTAAATGGCCATGCTCGCATTCATGGAGGTACGAATCAGGTGACAAAAACCCGATGCACCATTCCAGGCACTAAGCAAAAATCTGGTACACAGAGCGGATACTGCTCCATCAAGAGTTCACCGGCCCACAGCACAACAAGCGGTGAGACCGACCCAACAACAATTTTTCCTTGCAAGGAGTGTGGCAA ggtatttttcaaaatcaaaagccGCAATGCTCATATGAAGACTCACAGACAACAAGAAGAACAGCAAAGGCAGAAGGCTCAGaaagctgctgtggcagcagaaaTGGCAGCCACTATTGCGAGAACTACTGGGCCCGTTGGGCATAGTTTGATCCCTCTGGATCACATGAGTTTGGTTAAACATGTTGAAAATGTGGGTGACATTGACGATGATGTTGTTCAGGAGCTGGGTGATGTCATGGAAGAGAATGAAGTCATGGATGCTGACCTTTTATTGGATGATGAAGATGCAGATCTACTGCAGGATGATGCTGAGTTGTAA
- the TRERF1 gene encoding transcriptional-regulating factor 1 isoform X1: MGDQQLYKTNHTANSNENLYYQQHQMNSLPSLNHSYGTAVMDAPQASPLSPQFPQDSRDSIALPVGSKSLGSMDTSRQTSWTHSGSGNHVPVRNNLNNQSAMWSPLGQGESHDGYQYSYSQPSENRSQKITSGVLHKLDSFTQVFANQNLRIQVNNMAQVLHAESSMVDNSGDSALRQLLSQKPTVEQQPVTSSVQRYQPVPQQTHQNFASTQQKQQMQVMQHQQLYYDYQQHLSQMQMHCAFQQGQTHVQQMQSQQLLPQQMQHLQQTQYYAQPQQGHQRLSIQEIQQQQQQPTRQQQQRQCPMQIAQYYQTQPVMQQLQQQQQQMQLPLPPYHREPDPKTMHEPHQYPQDPSHPVQLIQLGAVPQYCYQDPHEQYRHLYPQSLLQQQDQQKQYPSESRASSLNSHVGLTPPETTEDPARQEINSVGNAVPHRTLLPPSGVHLNNKSSQQDSPSATWPQQVQLSDGRLQPLSPEQSGQNRETLPERADAKTKLMCSICLKEFKSLPALNGHMRSHGGVRASPNFKQDEGEKPPQQPLPKEVDSLAPIVMPVSVPVKLLSPEPSTQPSASTATVKDKPANSVSDDEMPVLMKMTYSPPCSPKVANPCSSSEISKKPHQSAIKLEESFKPLQDKKKYRHRPEPLFIPPPSFNFSMSHSGATLYQSQLRSPRVLGDHLLDRTHELPPYTPPPMLSPVRQGSGLFSSVITSHSTSHTQLPLTPLTPTPRVLLCRSNSIDGSVVPVTPGPGEQTVEPRINIGSRFQADIPELQDRLLMEKDVHKATLVWKPWPELENKVFQQRVEDLLNMSCSSVLPGGGTNSEYALHSLFEAKGDIMVALEKLLLRKPVRLKCHPLANYHYAGSDKWTPQERRLFKEALSTYSKDFIFVQKMVKSKTVAQCVEYYYTCKKILRLGRKHRTRLEKKREECLTSGEEEVLEEDEEIEEDRKEEREMQKSPDPPAIPLVGPMDLPALQSLSLSSSSFICEMPNCGAVFSSRQALNGHARIHGGTNQVTKTRCTIPGTKQKSGTQSGYCSIKSSPAHSTTSGETDPTTIFPCKECGKVFFKIKSRNAHMKTHRQQEEQQRQKAQKAAVAAEMAATIARTTGPVGHSLIPLDHMSLVKHVENVGDIDDDVVQELGDVMEENEVMDADLLLDDEDADLLQDDAEL, from the exons ATGGGGGACCAGCAATTGTATAAAACTAACCATACTGCCAACAGCAATGAGAACTTGTACTACCAACAACACCAAATGAACTCCCTTCCATCTCTAAATCATAGCTATGGGACAGCTGTTATGGATGCTCCCCAGGcgtcccctctctccccccagttTCCCCAAGATTCAAGAGACAGTATAGCTTTGCCTGTAGGTTCAAAAAGTCTTGGGTCAATGGATACATCTAGACAAACCAGTTGGACACATTCTGGCTCAGGAAACCATGTCCCAGTGAGGAACAACTTGAATAATCAAAGCGCAATGTGGAGCCCCCTTGGGCAGGGGGAGTCCCATGATGGATACCAATATTCTTACTCTCAACCCAGTGAAAATCGATCGCAAAAAATTACCAGTGGGGTCCTGCATAAATTGGACTCCTTTACACAAGTATTTGCTAACCAAAATCTGAGAATTCAAGTCAACAACATGGCCCAGGTTTTGCACGCCGAGTCTTCAATGGTGGATAATTCTGGTGACAGTGCGCTCAGGCAGCTGCTGTCCCAGAAGCCAACAGTTGAGCAACAGCCTGTAACTTCCAGTGTACAAAGATATCAACCAGTGCCACAGCAAACACACCAGAATTTTGCAAGCacacagcaaaagcaacaaatgCAAGTCATGCAGCACCAACAGTTGTACTACGATTACCAGCAGCATTTATCGCAAATGCAGATGCATTGTGCGTTTCAGCAAGGACAGACGCATGTTCAACAAATGCAGTCCCAGCAGCTCTTACCGCAACAGATGCAGCACTTGCAGCAGACTCAATACTACGCTCAGCCACAGCAGGGACATCAGCGGCTCTCGATACAGGagatccagcagcagcagcaacagccaactcggcagcagcagcagcggcaatGTCCAATGCAAATAGCTCAGTATTACCAAACGCAACCTGTCATGCAGCAGttacagcaacagcagcaacagatgCAATTGCCGCTTCCTCCATATCACAGGGAACCCGATCCAAAGACTATGCATGAACCACACCAGTACCCTCAGGATCCAAGTCATCCTGTGCAGCTTATCCAGTTGGGAGCAGTGCCTCAGTATTGCTACCAAGATCCACATGAACAGTACAGGCACTTGTACCCGCAGAGTTTACTGCAGCAGCAAGATCAGCAGAAGCAATACCCGAGTGAGAGCAGAGCGTCGTCTCTGAACTCCCACGTTGGCCTCACTCCACCAGAGACTACAGAGGATCCCGCACGGCAGGAGATTAATTCTGTAGGTAATGCTGTCCCTCATCGAACTCTTTTGCCACCCTCGGGAGTTCATCTGAACAACAAAAGCTCTCAGCAAGACTCTCCCAGCGCCACGTGGCCTCAG CAGGTGCAACTGTCAGACGGTAGACTGCAGCCGCTGTCCCCAgaacaaag tggcCAGAACAGAGAAACACTTCCTGAGAGAGCTGATGCGAAGACCAAGCTAATGTGTTCAATATGCTTGAAGGAGTTTAAGAGTTTGCCTGCTCTAAATGGTCACATGAGGTCACACGGAGGAGTAAGAGCATCTCCTAACTTCAAACAG GATGAAGGAGAGAAACCACCACAGCAGCCGCTGCCTAAAGAGGTGGATAGCCTTGCACCCATCGTCATGCCAGTGTCTGTCCCTGTAAAGCTTCTGTCACCCGAGCCCAGCACGCAGCCCTCTGCCAGCACTGCCACAGTCAAAGACAAGCCTGCCAACTCTGTGTCAGATGATGAGATGCCTGTTCTCATGAAGATGACTTACTCTCCACCGTGCAGTCCAAAAGTGGCCAACCCCTGCTCATCCTCT GAAATTAGCAAAAAACCTCATCAAAGTGctataaaactggaagaaagcttCAAACCATTGCAGGACAAGAAGAAGTATCGGCACAGACCCGAACCTCTCTTcatacctcctccttccttcaaCTTCAGCATGTCCCACTCTGGTGCCACCCTGTACCAGAGTCAGCTTCGCTCTCCCCGTGTCCTCGGAGATCATCTGCTAGACCGGACGCATGAGCTCCCCCCCTACACTCCGCCACCGATGCTTAGTCCAGTTCGGCAAGGGTCTGGTCTCTTCAGCAGTGTTATCACATCTCATAGCACCTCGCATACTCAGCTGCCGCTTACTCCACTGACACCTACTCCACGGGTGCTCCTGTGTCGGTCTA ATAGTATTGATGGAAGTGTTGTTCCAGTGACGCCTGGGCCTGGAGAACAGACAGTTGAACC ACGAATCAATATTGGGTCCAGGTTCCAGGCTGATATTCCTGAGCTGCAGGACAGATTGCTAATGGAGAAAGATGTGCACAAGGCTACTTTGGTTTGGAAGCCATGGCcagaactggaaaacaaagtCTTCCAACAAAGAG TGGAAGACCTTTTAAATATGAGCTGTTCCAGTGTGTTACCTGGTGGAGGAACTAACTCAGAATACGCTTTGCACTCTCTCTTTGAGGCGAAAGGAGATATTATG GTTGCTCTCGAGAAGCTGCTGTTGAGAAAGCCAGTGAGATTGAAGTGTCATCCTTTAGCAAATTACCACTACGCCG gctctgaCAAATGGACACCTCAAGAAAGGAGGCTGTTCAAAGAGGCATTGTCCACCTACAGCAAAGATTTCATATTTGTACAGAAAATG GTTAAGTCTAAGACGGTTGCACAATGTGTGGAATACTACTATACCTGCAAGAAAATCTTGCGTTTGGGACGGAAACACAGAACAcgtttagagaaaaaaagagaggaatgtCTG ACAAGTGGAGAAGAGGAGGTGTTAGAGGAAGATGAGGAGATtgaagaagacagaaaggaagaaagggaaatgcagaagtCTCCTGACCCACCGGCTATCCCTCTTGTTGGACCTATGGATCTGCCTGCCCTTCAGAGTCTTTCACTTTCTTCGTCCTCCTTCATCTGTGAAATGCCAAACTGTGGCGCT GTGTTCAGTTCCCGACAAGCGCTAAATGGCCATGCTCGCATTCATGGAGGTACGAATCAGGTGACAAAAACCCGATGCACCATTCCAGGCACTAAGCAAAAATCTGGTACACAGAGCGGATACTGCTCCATCAAGAGTTCACCGGCCCACAGCACAACAAGCGGTGAGACCGACCCAACAACAATTTTTCCTTGCAAGGAGTGTGGCAA ggtatttttcaaaatcaaaagccGCAATGCTCATATGAAGACTCACAGACAACAAGAAGAACAGCAAAGGCAGAAGGCTCAGaaagctgctgtggcagcagaaaTGGCAGCCACTATTGCGAGAACTACTGGGCCCGTTGGGCATAGTTTGATCCCTCTGGATCACATGAGTTTGGTTAAACATGTTGAAAATGTGGGTGACATTGACGATGATGTTGTTCAGGAGCTGGGTGATGTCATGGAAGAGAATGAAGTCATGGATGCTGACCTTTTATTGGATGATGAAGATGCAGATCTACTGCAGGATGATGCTGAGTTGTAA
- the TRERF1 gene encoding transcriptional-regulating factor 1 isoform X2: MGDQQLYKTNHTANSNENLYYQQHQMNSLPSLNHSYGTAVMDAPQASPLSPQFPQDSRDSIALPVGSKSLGSMDTSRQTSWTHSGSGNHVPVRNNLNNQSAMWSPLGQGESHDGYQYSYSQPSENRSQKITSGVLHKLDSFTQVFANQNLRIQVNNMAQVLHAESSMVDNSGDSALRQLLSQKPTVEQQPVTSSVQRYQPVPQQTHQNFASTQQKQQMQVMQHQQLYYDYQQHLSQMQMHCAFQQGQTHVQQMQSQQLLPQQMQHLQQTQYYAQPQQGHQRLSIQEIQQQQQQPTRQQQQRQCPMQIAQYYQTQPVMQQLQQQQQQMQLPLPPYHREPDPKTMHEPHQYPQDPSHPVQLIQLGAVPQYCYQDPHEQYRHLYPQSLLQQQDQQKQYPSESRASSLNSHVGLTPPETTEDPARQEINSVGNAVPHRTLLPPSGVHLNNKSSQQDSPSATWPQVQLSDGRLQPLSPEQSGQNRETLPERADAKTKLMCSICLKEFKSLPALNGHMRSHGGVRASPNFKQDEGEKPPQQPLPKEVDSLAPIVMPVSVPVKLLSPEPSTQPSASTATVKDKPANSVSDDEMPVLMKMTYSPPCSPKVANPCSSSEISKKPHQSAIKLEESFKPLQDKKKYRHRPEPLFIPPPSFNFSMSHSGATLYQSQLRSPRVLGDHLLDRTHELPPYTPPPMLSPVRQGSGLFSSVITSHSTSHTQLPLTPLTPTPRVLLCRSNSIDGSVVPVTPGPGEQTVEPRINIGSRFQADIPELQDRLLMEKDVHKATLVWKPWPELENKVFQQRVEDLLNMSCSSVLPGGGTNSEYALHSLFEAKGDIMVALEKLLLRKPVRLKCHPLANYHYAGSDKWTPQERRLFKEALSTYSKDFIFVQKMVKSKTVAQCVEYYYTCKKILRLGRKHRTRLEKKREECLTSGEEEVLEEDEEIEEDRKEEREMQKSPDPPAIPLVGPMDLPALQSLSLSSSSFICEMPNCGAVFSSRQALNGHARIHGGTNQVTKTRCTIPGTKQKSGTQSGYCSIKSSPAHSTTSGETDPTTIFPCKECGKVFFKIKSRNAHMKTHRQQEEQQRQKAQKAAVAAEMAATIARTTGPVGHSLIPLDHMSLVKHVENVGDIDDDVVQELGDVMEENEVMDADLLLDDEDADLLQDDAEL; encoded by the exons ATGGGGGACCAGCAATTGTATAAAACTAACCATACTGCCAACAGCAATGAGAACTTGTACTACCAACAACACCAAATGAACTCCCTTCCATCTCTAAATCATAGCTATGGGACAGCTGTTATGGATGCTCCCCAGGcgtcccctctctccccccagttTCCCCAAGATTCAAGAGACAGTATAGCTTTGCCTGTAGGTTCAAAAAGTCTTGGGTCAATGGATACATCTAGACAAACCAGTTGGACACATTCTGGCTCAGGAAACCATGTCCCAGTGAGGAACAACTTGAATAATCAAAGCGCAATGTGGAGCCCCCTTGGGCAGGGGGAGTCCCATGATGGATACCAATATTCTTACTCTCAACCCAGTGAAAATCGATCGCAAAAAATTACCAGTGGGGTCCTGCATAAATTGGACTCCTTTACACAAGTATTTGCTAACCAAAATCTGAGAATTCAAGTCAACAACATGGCCCAGGTTTTGCACGCCGAGTCTTCAATGGTGGATAATTCTGGTGACAGTGCGCTCAGGCAGCTGCTGTCCCAGAAGCCAACAGTTGAGCAACAGCCTGTAACTTCCAGTGTACAAAGATATCAACCAGTGCCACAGCAAACACACCAGAATTTTGCAAGCacacagcaaaagcaacaaatgCAAGTCATGCAGCACCAACAGTTGTACTACGATTACCAGCAGCATTTATCGCAAATGCAGATGCATTGTGCGTTTCAGCAAGGACAGACGCATGTTCAACAAATGCAGTCCCAGCAGCTCTTACCGCAACAGATGCAGCACTTGCAGCAGACTCAATACTACGCTCAGCCACAGCAGGGACATCAGCGGCTCTCGATACAGGagatccagcagcagcagcaacagccaactcggcagcagcagcagcggcaatGTCCAATGCAAATAGCTCAGTATTACCAAACGCAACCTGTCATGCAGCAGttacagcaacagcagcaacagatgCAATTGCCGCTTCCTCCATATCACAGGGAACCCGATCCAAAGACTATGCATGAACCACACCAGTACCCTCAGGATCCAAGTCATCCTGTGCAGCTTATCCAGTTGGGAGCAGTGCCTCAGTATTGCTACCAAGATCCACATGAACAGTACAGGCACTTGTACCCGCAGAGTTTACTGCAGCAGCAAGATCAGCAGAAGCAATACCCGAGTGAGAGCAGAGCGTCGTCTCTGAACTCCCACGTTGGCCTCACTCCACCAGAGACTACAGAGGATCCCGCACGGCAGGAGATTAATTCTGTAGGTAATGCTGTCCCTCATCGAACTCTTTTGCCACCCTCGGGAGTTCATCTGAACAACAAAAGCTCTCAGCAAGACTCTCCCAGCGCCACGTGGCCTCAG GTGCAACTGTCAGACGGTAGACTGCAGCCGCTGTCCCCAgaacaaag tggcCAGAACAGAGAAACACTTCCTGAGAGAGCTGATGCGAAGACCAAGCTAATGTGTTCAATATGCTTGAAGGAGTTTAAGAGTTTGCCTGCTCTAAATGGTCACATGAGGTCACACGGAGGAGTAAGAGCATCTCCTAACTTCAAACAG GATGAAGGAGAGAAACCACCACAGCAGCCGCTGCCTAAAGAGGTGGATAGCCTTGCACCCATCGTCATGCCAGTGTCTGTCCCTGTAAAGCTTCTGTCACCCGAGCCCAGCACGCAGCCCTCTGCCAGCACTGCCACAGTCAAAGACAAGCCTGCCAACTCTGTGTCAGATGATGAGATGCCTGTTCTCATGAAGATGACTTACTCTCCACCGTGCAGTCCAAAAGTGGCCAACCCCTGCTCATCCTCT GAAATTAGCAAAAAACCTCATCAAAGTGctataaaactggaagaaagcttCAAACCATTGCAGGACAAGAAGAAGTATCGGCACAGACCCGAACCTCTCTTcatacctcctccttccttcaaCTTCAGCATGTCCCACTCTGGTGCCACCCTGTACCAGAGTCAGCTTCGCTCTCCCCGTGTCCTCGGAGATCATCTGCTAGACCGGACGCATGAGCTCCCCCCCTACACTCCGCCACCGATGCTTAGTCCAGTTCGGCAAGGGTCTGGTCTCTTCAGCAGTGTTATCACATCTCATAGCACCTCGCATACTCAGCTGCCGCTTACTCCACTGACACCTACTCCACGGGTGCTCCTGTGTCGGTCTA ATAGTATTGATGGAAGTGTTGTTCCAGTGACGCCTGGGCCTGGAGAACAGACAGTTGAACC ACGAATCAATATTGGGTCCAGGTTCCAGGCTGATATTCCTGAGCTGCAGGACAGATTGCTAATGGAGAAAGATGTGCACAAGGCTACTTTGGTTTGGAAGCCATGGCcagaactggaaaacaaagtCTTCCAACAAAGAG TGGAAGACCTTTTAAATATGAGCTGTTCCAGTGTGTTACCTGGTGGAGGAACTAACTCAGAATACGCTTTGCACTCTCTCTTTGAGGCGAAAGGAGATATTATG GTTGCTCTCGAGAAGCTGCTGTTGAGAAAGCCAGTGAGATTGAAGTGTCATCCTTTAGCAAATTACCACTACGCCG gctctgaCAAATGGACACCTCAAGAAAGGAGGCTGTTCAAAGAGGCATTGTCCACCTACAGCAAAGATTTCATATTTGTACAGAAAATG GTTAAGTCTAAGACGGTTGCACAATGTGTGGAATACTACTATACCTGCAAGAAAATCTTGCGTTTGGGACGGAAACACAGAACAcgtttagagaaaaaaagagaggaatgtCTG ACAAGTGGAGAAGAGGAGGTGTTAGAGGAAGATGAGGAGATtgaagaagacagaaaggaagaaagggaaatgcagaagtCTCCTGACCCACCGGCTATCCCTCTTGTTGGACCTATGGATCTGCCTGCCCTTCAGAGTCTTTCACTTTCTTCGTCCTCCTTCATCTGTGAAATGCCAAACTGTGGCGCT GTGTTCAGTTCCCGACAAGCGCTAAATGGCCATGCTCGCATTCATGGAGGTACGAATCAGGTGACAAAAACCCGATGCACCATTCCAGGCACTAAGCAAAAATCTGGTACACAGAGCGGATACTGCTCCATCAAGAGTTCACCGGCCCACAGCACAACAAGCGGTGAGACCGACCCAACAACAATTTTTCCTTGCAAGGAGTGTGGCAA ggtatttttcaaaatcaaaagccGCAATGCTCATATGAAGACTCACAGACAACAAGAAGAACAGCAAAGGCAGAAGGCTCAGaaagctgctgtggcagcagaaaTGGCAGCCACTATTGCGAGAACTACTGGGCCCGTTGGGCATAGTTTGATCCCTCTGGATCACATGAGTTTGGTTAAACATGTTGAAAATGTGGGTGACATTGACGATGATGTTGTTCAGGAGCTGGGTGATGTCATGGAAGAGAATGAAGTCATGGATGCTGACCTTTTATTGGATGATGAAGATGCAGATCTACTGCAGGATGATGCTGAGTTGTAA